In one window of Halococcus salifodinae DSM 8989 DNA:
- a CDS encoding DUF7114 family protein, which translates to MEEASQVRRAAREAVRDVGPERFGDAVGTVLDDGSMTPGVLAVACARAIDESVAFDTVAERAAGTQLIYEGLRLTRELATDPPWEGAVGGGADTTFDPDIETGANVDVLVADVLVARGFHLLARTEAAGTAVETVRSFGRDQTRRRSTAETALDTSLEADVFELAAVAGTTAVGAPPSTECREFVAALARTDDGLPTPETVFGPSVRESLRTFSAAPAVSGEGVRPSAPDS; encoded by the coding sequence ATGGAGGAAGCCTCCCAAGTCCGACGTGCCGCGCGGGAGGCCGTCCGCGACGTCGGTCCCGAGCGGTTCGGCGACGCCGTCGGGACCGTGCTCGACGACGGGTCGATGACGCCCGGCGTCCTCGCGGTCGCGTGTGCGCGCGCGATCGACGAATCGGTCGCGTTCGATACCGTCGCCGAACGCGCCGCCGGGACCCAACTCATCTACGAGGGGCTGCGACTGACGCGCGAACTCGCCACCGATCCCCCGTGGGAGGGTGCTGTCGGCGGCGGTGCCGACACCACCTTCGATCCCGACATCGAGACGGGAGCCAACGTCGACGTGCTCGTGGCGGACGTGCTGGTTGCTCGTGGGTTCCATCTGCTCGCACGGACCGAGGCCGCCGGGACCGCCGTCGAGACGGTGCGGAGCTTCGGCCGCGATCAGACGCGCCGCCGATCGACGGCTGAAACAGCGCTCGACACCAGTCTCGAAGCCGACGTGTTCGAACTCGCCGCGGTCGCGGGCACGACGGCCGTCGGCGCACCCCCCTCGACCGAGTGTCGCGAGTTCGTCGCCGCCCTCGCGAGGACGGACGATGGACTGCCGACCCCGGAGACGGTGTTCGGGCCGTCGGTACGCGAGTCACTCCGGACGTTCTCGGCCGCACCCGCCGTGTCCGGCGAGGGTGTCCGCCCCTCTGCACCCGACTCGTGA